The following DNA comes from Chiloscyllium plagiosum isolate BGI_BamShark_2017 chromosome 43, ASM401019v2, whole genome shotgun sequence.
acagttcctgaaggggctgactctcactgggatacagttcctgaaggggctgactctcactgggatacagttcctgaaggggctgactctcactgggatacagttcctgaaggggctgactctcactgggatacagttcctgaaggggctgactctcactgggatacagttcctgaaggggctgactctcactgggatacagttcctgaaggggctgactctcactgggatacagttcctgaaggggctgactctcactgggatacagttcctgaaggggctgactctcactgggatacagttcctgaaggggctgactctcactgggatacagttcctgaaggggctgactctcactgggatacagttcctgaaggggctgactctcactgggatacagttcctgaaggggctgactctcactgggatacagttcctgaaggggctgactctcactgggatacagttcctgaaggggctgactctcactgggatacagttcctgaaggggctgactctcactgggatacagttcctgaaggggctgactctcactgggatacagttcctgaaggggctgactctcactgggatacagttcctgaaggtgctgactctcactgggatacagttcctgaaggggctgactctcactgggatacagttcctgaaggggctgactctcactgggatacagttcctgaaggggctgactctcactgggatacagttcctgaaggggctgactctcactgggatacagttcctgaaggggctgactctcactgggatacagttcctgaaggggctgactctcactgggatacagttcctgaaggggctgactctcactgggatacagttcctgaaggggctgactctcactgggatacagttcctgaaggggctgactctcactgggatacagttcctgaaggggctgactctcactgggatacagttcctgaaggggctgactctcactgggatacagttcctgaaggggctgactctcactgggatacagttcctgaaggggctgactctcactgggatacagttcctgaaggggctgactctcactgggatacagttcctgaaggggctgactctcactgggatacagttcctgaaggggctgactctcactgggatacagttcctgaaggggctgactctcactgggatacagttcctgaaggggctgactctcactgggatacagttcctgaaggtgctgactctcactgggatacagttcctgaaggggctgactctcactgggatacagttcctgaaggggctgactctcactgggatacagttcctgaaggggctgactctcactgggatacagttcctgaaggggctgactctcactgggatacagttcctgaaggggctgactctcactgggatacagttcctgaaggggctgactctcactgggatacagttcctgaaggggctgactctcactgggatacagttcctgaaggggctgactctcactgggatacagttcctgaaggggctgactctcactgggatacagttcctgaaggggctgactctcactgggatacagttcctgaaggggctgactctcactgggatacagttcctgaaggggctgactctcactgggatacagttcctgaaggggctgactctcactgggatacagttcctgaaggggctgactctcactgggatacagttcctgaaggggctgactctcactgggatacagttcctgaaggggctgactctcactgggatacagttcctgaaggggctgactctcactgggatacagttcctgaaggggctgactctcactgggatacagttcctgaaggtgctgactctcactgggatacagttcctgaaggggctgactctcactgggatacagttcctgaaggggctgactctcactgggatacagttcctgaaggggctgactctcactgggatacagttcctgaaggggctgactctcactgggatacagttcctgaaggggctgactctcactgggatacagttcctgaaggggctgactctcactgggatacagttcctgaaggggctgactctcactgggatacagttcctgaaggggctgactctcactgggatacagttcctgaaggggctgactctcactgggatacagttcctgaaggggctgactctcactgggatacagttcctgaaggggctgactctcactgggatacagttcctgaaggggctgactctcactgggatacagttcctgaaggggctgactctcactgggatacagttcctgaaggggctgactctcactgggatacagttcctgaaggggctgactctcactgggatacagttcctgaaggggctgactctcactgggatacagttcctgaaggggctgactctcactgggatacagttcctgaaggggctgactctcactgggatacagttcctgaaggtgctgactctcactgggatacagttcctgaaggggctgactctcactgggatacagttcctgaaggggctgactctcactgggatacagttcctgaaggggctgactctcactgggatacagttcctgaaggggctgactctcactgggatacagttcctgaaggggctgactctcactgggatacagttcctgaaggggctgactctcactgggatacagttcctgaaggggctgactctcactgggatacagttcctgaaggggctgactctcactgggatacagttcctgaaggggctgactctcactgggatacagttcctgaaggggctgactctcactgggatacagttcctgaaggggctgactctcactgggatacagttcctgaaggggctgactctcactgggatacagttcctgaaggggctgactctcactgggatacagttcctgaaggggctgactctcactgggatacagttcctgaaggggctgactctcactgggatacagttcctgaaggggctgactctcactgggatacagttcctgaaggggctgactctcactgggatacagttcctgaaggggctgactctcactgggatacagttcctgaagggactgactctcactgggatacagttcctgaaggggctgactctcactgggatacagttcctgaaggtgctgactctcactgggatacagttcctgaaggggctgactctcactgggagacAGTTCCTGAAGggtctgactctcactgggatacagttcctgaaggtggtgactctcactgggatacagttcctgaagggactgactctcactgggatacagttcctgaaggtgctgcctctcactgggatacagttcctgaagggactgactctcactgggatacagttcctgagggactgactctcactgggttacagttcctgaagggactgactctctctgggatacagttcctgaaggtgctgtctctcactaggatacagttcctgaagggactgactctctctggggtacagttcctgaaggtgctgtctctctctgggatacagttcctgaaggtgctgtctctcactgggatacagtcccagaagggactgactctcactgggacacagttcctgaaggtgctgactctcactgggacacagtccctgaaggggctgactctcactgggattcagtccctgaaggggctgtctctcactggaaTGATACATTGGAGGACCTCTCAAAGTAGATGCTGGGAAGGCATCTGCACAATGCTGGTTGGCGGTcgggaaggaggggagggggaagctCAAACTATGGAACACAGGTACAGTAGCTGGGGAGCACTGAGAAGGGAAGGAATTTATTCTGGAATAGAATAGAAATCCTACAGACTGTCCCTCCCCCACCCAAACCCGGTAACCCCACTTTCTACCAGATGGTTACAGGCTACCGTAACCCTGAGTTGTGGAGAGCTAGTATTTAAAGGGGGAAGCAGAAATACCAGGGAAATTGAGGTGATGAGAAGCTGACGTGAAAGAGAAGTTGAGGCTTGTGTCAGACTTAGATGTGATCGATGTTGTGCCGTGCTGTGGCTAAGGCACTGGCTGCATCATTAGAGGTGCTGTTCAGATCCCAGCACTGCCTGTTGTGCCAGGGGCCCAGTTGCCAGTTAAATTGAGGTAAGGGACTACTGACCAATTGTGGTGGTAGTGcctctacctctgggccaggttctagtcccagctgctccaAACAAATGTCATAAAAGCGAGGAACAGGCCGATTCGTGTTGTTCAAGAATGATGGGCgcgggcagaatggcctcttctggACACGTGGGCGGAGCCTTGAGACAAGCACAAGGGACCAATGGGGGCCAGCGGTGTGGCGCGCGGGAAGGCGGGCCCTGGTGTTGACGGACACACGCGCCGCCAATTGCAACAGTCGCCGCTGCGGGTGGGGTGGGGCGGCCTTTCTGATGGACGGCTCCTCCGCCAATGCGGGCGGCCCCTCGGGGAAGGCGGGACGTCCTGTCTCGTCACAGACGTCAGCTCGGCGCAGTAGGCGGGCGTTGGAGCTGATGGTTCGGGGTACGGGGGTGGGGTTCCACCAATCGGAAAGACATATGGGCGGGGCTACATTTGAATGGCGGGCGCAGGTCCAATCGGAACCCGGGCTTTCCGGGAGTGGGCGGTATCGATGGGGACGTTTCCGGTTCCTGtacccgcctctctctctctctcgcgcctcagGTCGTCGTTCGGTAGCTGTGAGGACTCAAGCCCAGAGGCGGAGATGGTGGCAAAGCAGCGGATTCGCATGGCCAACGAGAAGCACAGTAAAAACATCACCCAGCGGGGCAATGTGGCCCGGAGCACCGTGAGTCGCGGGTGATTTTGGCCGGGGTGACAGTGAGCGGGGCTGGACCCCCTCCGAGTGTGAATGTCCCCGTCGCCTCGACCGGAGAGACGGTTGTTTACGTGGCCACTGCGCGATGACGCCACCGCGCCGATTGACAGCCGCGCGCGCCAATGGGCGCCGGGCCCGTGTCCTCCCATTGGCGGCAGCTCGCGTCAGTCAACCGGGCGCCGCCTACCCCCTCTTGTCCACCGCCAATCAGGACCGGGCGGGCGCTGAGGGCGGGGCTTTGTCCAACTGCCACCTCAGCAACCAGCGGCAGTGCGGCGCCCCCACAGACCCGCACACCTTGGCTCGGTTATAAACGCCCCACCACCACCAGTCCCACAGTCCGGGTTTGGACAGGCCGTATTCTTCacccctgcacccccccccctaCAACATTGAACGTTGCCGTCCCAGTGGTTGTGAAGTAGTGGCATGTGGGATCTCCCTAtgccaagtgtggctgcacctcTGTGAGCATCTGATCCCACGTCGGGCACCCCAGAGGCAGTGAGGTAGAGTTCTAGTAAAGCTGTGTCTTTGTATGTTCTGTGTCAGGACTGTACTGGAtgccccacctccacctcccccaTCCCCCTCCATATTCCTCTGCATTTCCTTTCCATCACAGaatatcacagaatccccaccaatgcggaagcaggccattcgacacATTTAGGTCTACACGGCAATTCCTGAAACCCCACAtttccctgggtactatgggacaatttcccatggccaatccaacctaatatgcacatccctggacactatgggacaatttcccatggctagcccatcctaacctgcacacctttggactgagagagcaaacccacgcagacactgggtatggacgtgcaaactccatacagacagttacctgaggctggaatgaaatccgggtccctggcgctgtgaggcagcagtgctaaccactgggcctcTATGTTCTTGATGTCAATGAGTTCCCGCAGAGCAGTGGACGTTTGCTGCTGGTGCACTGGAACATGTGGGTTGTGTTGGTTTGTGTGAATCAAGTGACCGCAGCGCTGTGACCCtgtgtgtgtcagggtggaccttGGTCAGGCGAGCAGGGCAGACCCTATTCACACTCACTCTCGCTGTCTTGCTTTCCAGAGACCCCTTCAAGAGGAGAGGGCTCCAGTAGCCCCCTGGTTGCTGGCATTGTTTGTATTTGTGGTCTGTGGATCAGGTGGGTCTTTCTTTTGCTCCCATTCAGTGTCTGTCAGAATTCATAGAATTATagcagaaggagatcattcagcccttccTTGCCTATACTTCCTTAAATAGTGCCATATCCCTGTTCTTATGTAAATTCTTTCCCTTCTGTTACTCATCCAGATCTGTTTTAAACGTGCTATCAGCTAACGCTGACAATTTAATACCAATCACAACGAatgtatttaaaattcatttgtaggatgtcAGTGTTATTGGCCAGCAAACATTTTTACCCGTTCGTCGTCCCCCCCCCttgctgctgcagtccatgtgctggagggtagacccacaatgtccctgagggagggaatcccaggattctgacccagccacactgagggaacggggatatatttccaagtcgggatggtgaggggctcggaggggaacttgcagggggtggggttccgtgtatctgctgccccttgtccttctagatggaagtggccgtgggtttggaaggtactgttagAGAAATGTGGCACCAAGGAAATTAGGATGATTGGCCAAGACCTCACCAATGACCTGGGTGTCAGTCGTCAGCCCGATTGTTTGGGGCATTAGTGAGACAGTTTAAATTTAATCAGTAATCACcgggacctggaggaaaccattAGCATCATGACTGTTGCATCATTTAATTACATCATGATGTGTGATCTAACAGCACGTCTGCGCACACTACATCACCCCCTTCCCTCGCGTCACCCCCCAACCTCCACATCAACTTTCTTTTATCCTGAATCACTCTGGATAACAAGACTCCATCAATCTCTGATTTTAAAGTTAATCATTGATGCAGCCTCGGTTGCTGATTGATGTGgaagagttccaaacttctaacACACCTGGTGTAAAAAAACAGCATGTGTAATGTCACTGCTGGAACACTCGGCTGTAATTGTAACgagctgtgtcccctcgttcTCCAAAACCCGGCCTGCAGGACGTTGCCTCCATACATGTGCACAGCAAGAAACTCTGAAGCAAGCAGTGGATTGATATTTTTAGATTACACTGAGGGGGCTCAGAAAAGGTTGTACCAGAACCTCCTTCCCAAACACCTTTGTCATAAAGACAGACGCGTACacgccattcagtccatcatgttaGCACCATTCGATAAAGAATCCcacatatcttttttttaaatcttccacctctcaccttaaaattacaccccctaGAATTGAAAGCCCCCACTTAGGGaaagactcttgctattcacctcatgattttataaacctataaacCACgtctcaacctcctccactccagtgaaagaagagtcccagtctatccagcttttccccataactcaaaccctccatttccgcAACATCCTGATCAACGTTTTCTGAGCCCCCTCCATGTAATCTTAGAGATTCATTCACCTTGGGCTGAGTTGAGTTGAGCTTGAATCGTGtgggtttattttcactggagtttgcAATGTGGCAACGTAATGTTCCCTCTGGCAACCACAGTAATAGTCTCGGGATAAGCAATTGGCCATCTTGACCAATGTGAGGAATaatctcttcactcagagtttTGAGTCTTTGGAGCTCCCGATCTTGACAAGTTATAGGGTGATGATCGTCTGGAAGATCAACTGCTGCCCacagtgggtactgcagatgctggagattagagtcaagattagagtggtgctggaaaagcacagcaggtcaggcagcatccgagaaggaggaaaattgacatttcgggcaaaagccctttattaggAATGCTGCCCACGCTAACCAATTCCCTTTAAACATGCAGGAAAATGGGTTGTTAACCTGCTAAATTCCATGGAACACTATGAACTCAGTCCACCTGCACTAAACAGAGACAACTCATGCTTCCTTacttagtcatacagcacggaaacagactctttggtccaaccagtccataccgaatGTAATctcagactaaactagtcccacctgcctgttcctggcccatatccctccaaacctttcctcttcatatactcatccaaatatcttttaaacattgtgactgtactcacatccaccacttcctcaggaagttagattacattacattacagtgtggaaacaggcccttcggcccaacaagtccacaccgacccaccaaagcgtaacccacccctacccctacatttaccccttaccaaacactacgggcaatttagcatggccaattcacctgacctgcacatctttggactgtgggaggaaaccggagcacccggaggaaacccacacagacacggggagaacgtgcaaactccacacagtcagtcgcctgagtcgggaattgaacccgggtctctggtgctgtgaggcagcagtgctaaccactgtgctaccgtgccgcccatattccACCTTCTATGTAAAGaaattgcctcttatgtctttaaatctctctcctgtctccttaaaaatgtggccccaaa
Coding sequences within:
- the LOC122543415 gene encoding stress-associated endoplasmic reticulum protein 2, yielding MVAKQRIRMANEKHSKNITQRGNVARSTRPLQEERAPVAPWLLALFVFVVCGSAIFQIIQSIRMGA